In one Chloroflexota bacterium genomic region, the following are encoded:
- a CDS encoding DEAD/DEAH box helicase: KATARYLREKLDAHRILIDPGRRGHLKQALLQIGYPAEDLAGYVVGDDLPIALRPTTLDGKPFSLRHYQEESADVFHAGGSAHGGSGVIVLPCGAGKTIVGMAVMAQLQTSTLILTPNTVAVRQWISELIDKTSLTEDMIGEYTGLQKDIRPVTVSTYQILTYRKRGTQDFPHFSLFSARNWGLIVYDEVHLLPAPVFRITAEIQARRRLGLTATLVREDGMEGDVFSLIGPQKYNVPWKDLEKQGWIATAMCHEIRVNLAEGERMEYALAPNRQKYSVSAHNSKKLPILQAVLERHLGENILVIGMYLDQLDEIAELLQAPLITGKTPVKERETLYEQFRNGEVKVLVVSKVANFSIDLPDASVAIEISGTFGSRQEEAQRLGRILRPKSDGAMAHFYTIVTRETVDQTFAANRQRFLTEQGYKYVILYEDEVL; this comes from the coding sequence AAGGCGACGGCGCGTTATCTGCGTGAAAAGCTGGACGCTCATCGGATTTTGATTGACCCTGGACGACGCGGACACCTGAAACAGGCGCTCCTGCAAATCGGCTATCCCGCCGAAGATTTGGCAGGTTATGTGGTCGGCGACGATCTACCAATTGCGCTGCGCCCGACGACGTTGGATGGAAAGCCGTTTTCTTTGCGCCATTATCAGGAAGAATCTGCCGATGTCTTTCATGCCGGCGGCTCGGCACACGGCGGCAGCGGCGTGATCGTGCTGCCCTGCGGCGCGGGCAAAACCATCGTTGGCATGGCAGTGATGGCACAGTTGCAAACTTCGACGCTGATTCTGACCCCCAACACGGTTGCCGTGCGCCAGTGGATCAGCGAATTAATTGATAAAACATCCCTGACGGAAGATATGATCGGCGAATATACGGGTTTGCAAAAAGATATTCGCCCCGTCACTGTCAGCACCTACCAGATTTTGACCTATCGCAAACGAGGCACGCAGGATTTTCCGCATTTCAGCCTTTTCAGCGCGCGCAATTGGGGCTTGATCGTTTACGATGAAGTCCACCTGCTGCCCGCGCCCGTTTTTCGCATCACGGCTGAAATCCAGGCGCGCCGCAGGCTGGGATTGACCGCCACCCTCGTCCGTGAAGACGGCATGGAAGGCGATGTCTTCTCGCTGATCGGTCCGCAAAAGTACAATGTGCCCTGGAAGGATTTGGAGAAACAAGGCTGGATCGCGACAGCGATGTGTCACGAAATCCGCGTGAACCTGGCGGAAGGCGAGCGCATGGAATACGCGCTTGCGCCGAACCGCCAAAAATATTCGGTATCAGCGCACAACTCGAAAAAACTCCCCATTTTGCAGGCAGTTTTGGAGCGACATCTCGGCGAGAATATCCTCGTAATCGGCATGTACCTGGACCAACTCGACGAAATCGCCGAACTTTTGCAAGCGCCGCTCATCACTGGCAAAACGCCCGTCAAGGAACGCGAAACCCTCTACGAGCAATTCCGCAACGGGGAAGTGAAAGTACTGGTCGTCTCAAAGGTCGCCAACTTCAGCATTGACCTACCCGATGCCAGCGTCGCCATCGAAATTTCGGGCACCTTTGGCAGCAGGCAGGAGGAAGCCCAGCGTCTCGGTCGCATCCTGCGCCCCAAATCAGATGGCGCGATGGCGCATTTCTACACCATCGTCACCCGCGAAACCGTCGATCAGACCTTCGC